The genomic window AATTTAAATATAAATTAAATTAATTTAAATCAAAAAATTCAATTTTTAAGTATAAAATAATAACAAAAGAATATAAAAATAGAAAATAGAAAATAAAATGGATATAAAAGTAGTATATATGAATTAAAATACGAAAATAAAAAGTTTTATTTAATTATTTTGCATTTTTAGAACTGACAGAAGAATAAGTTTCTTCATAGTTTGCAATTTCTTCTTTTATTCTTGCAATTATGCCACCATTTTCTTGGAATGTAATTTCATTTCCACATTCAGGACATAAAAAACCAATTTCTGATGCTTGATCAAACGAAAGTCTTACATGTTCATCAGGACAAACAAAAAACATGTTATTTTCTTCTACTTCTAAAACTTTTTTCAAATTAACTATCATATTAGCTGATTTTTCTTCAAGTTGGTTGTTCACACCATTTGAATCAAATTTCCAAGAATAAGTATACCACTGTGTTTCAGGATCTTTACTTCTTTTGTAACTAGCTAATCCGGAATCATAAAGTTTGTATAAAATCTTTCTAACTATATTCAGCTTAATTTCAGTTTTTTCAGCTATTTCTTCATCAGTATTAGTTCCATTTATTAAACATTCAACAACAGGTAAATTTTCTTCATCTTGGATTACATCATTTAATAATTCTTGGACTAATGGATCATTTATCATTTACTCAACCCTCTATATAAAATATTTCCTTAAACCGTATAATTTTAATTTATTTAGAAACTAAATAAATATAATAATGTAACAGTATGTTAAATAGATTTAAATTGATTTTCAATCAATTAAAAATAACCACACACTAACAATATCTAATAATAATCATAGTTTGTTTTTTATATAATATAAAATTAATCATTGTAATAATTTTTTAGAATTTTAATACTATTATTCTAATTTTCAAGCTTTTTAATAGTATTAATAAGTTATCAGTGAATAATCAATGAAAAACATTCGATTTGCGCATTGTTTTAGAAAAGTATTAATTAAAATTAAGATATAGTAATTTTTATAAAAAATAAACAAAAATTAAATATGAAATCTAAATTTTTATAGTGTAATCATTATTTCACTTATATATGTTTTTTATATTATATTCATATTATAATATATAAATATATTTAAATATGAATTAAATGTAATATAAGATTTATATTGGATTATAATTTAATACTAAATAACAATCTATTATATGTATCTAATAGTATATATTTATTTCTATATTTTCATATTTTTTTTATTATAACTTTTTTATATTTTATTTATCAATAAATATTAATATATTTTTTCATCCTTAATTTTTCTAATAATAACTGCCGGGGTATGAACTATCGAATCAAGAGTTTCAACACTAACATCGTTAATATCTGTATTTAAAACATTTTTAACACTATGAATTGTTTCCATATTTGTAGATAATGATTTTTGATAGTCTTCAGCTATATTTGCTATTTTTATACTTTTTTCAATACTAAGTTTACATGAGCTTCCAAGTGGGGTCGATCCTACATTTTCTGATATTTGCCCTAAAAGATAAGCATAAAAACCTTTATTTGAATCTATTCCTTCAATAGCTATGGGGAGACCTGTAAAATATTTTTTTCCTCGTTTATAAGTAGCATCGGTGTCTATTATTAAAACTTTTCCAAAAAACCCATTTCTAACTTCAATTTCTTTAGCTATTTCATTAACTACTTTTTGAGGATTTTCAGGAAGAAGTGATACATAGGTTCCTGGAGCATTACTTAAATCAACTCCTGCTTCTGAAGCTGGTTTTAAAGCATGTTTCCATCCATATAATTTTAAAATCACTTCTTTGTGTCTTTTTGATTCAGGAGGGAGTTTTCTTAAGTTTTTAATAGTTCTTTTTTTTATTCCAAATAATGGTCCAAGAATATAACCCCATATATATTTACTCCAAATAATAGCTAAAAATTTAGCAGATATGCCAGGTTCAAAGTTTGCTTCATCAATTAATCTTCCTTGTGAAATAGCTATTGGAGTTTCAGCAATTACTAAATAATCACTCTCTTCCATGAGTTCAATAGCAGGATTTATAATACTTTCAAGACTATCATTGGCTTTAATATACCCAGTTTCAATAGGAATAATAATATA from Methanobrevibacter sp. TMH8 includes these protein-coding regions:
- the tfe gene encoding transcription factor E yields the protein MINDPLVQELLNDVIQDEENLPVVECLINGTNTDEEIAEKTEIKLNIVRKILYKLYDSGLASYKRSKDPETQWYTYSWKFDSNGVNNQLEEKSANMIVNLKKVLEVEENNMFFVCPDEHVRLSFDQASEIGFLCPECGNEITFQENGGIIARIKEEIANYEETYSSVSSKNAK
- a CDS encoding coenzyme F420-0:L-glutamate ligase, which encodes MKKNNLGEKALNYKIAKTSKGIEYKYVKNKEYIIIPIETGYIKANDSLESIINPAIELMEESDYLVIAETPIAISQGRLIDEANFEPGISAKFLAIIWSKYIWGYILGPLFGIKKRTIKNLRKLPPESKRHKEVILKLYGWKHALKPASEAGVDLSNAPGTYVSLLPENPQKVVNEIAKEIEVRNGFFGKVLIIDTDATYKRGKKYFTGLPIAIEGIDSNKGFYAYLLGQISENVGSTPLGSSCKLSIEKSIKIANIAEDYQKSLSTNMETIHSVKNVLNTDINDVSVETLDSIVHTPAVIIRKIKDEKIY